Sequence from the Panicum virgatum strain AP13 chromosome 5N, P.virgatum_v5, whole genome shotgun sequence genome:
TCATTATCTAAAGTTTGCATGATGATTAACAGCCTGAAAAGAATAGTTACGGAAAAAGGCATATGCAATCAAAATAGGAATGCCATGGAACCCAATCATAAAGTGACAAAGGACATCATTTTATCCCAGATAGATAGGAAGAATGTATAATTTGTATCAAGATAAAGCATGCGGCTATTATTACAGACCTCGAAAATGCCCAGATAAATAGGAAGCAATGTATAACATGTATCAAGATAAAGCATGCAGCTATTAATTACAGACTTCTGTTCGAGAAAAAATTAATTATACAAAAAAATCCAAATAGTTTGGACACACAACTTACCCAGTCAACCAAGTTGTCATCCATAGGTGCTTGTCTCGAACTTACAGGACGCCGCCCAGTTATTAGCTCAAGAAGCATTACTCCAAAAGAAAAAACATCTGATTTCTCAGTGAGCTTGCCGGAAGCAGCATACTCAGGCGCTAGGTACCTATGAGGAGTAAGAGATTTAAACACAGCAACTTGATACAATAGATCCTGAAAGTCAATTGTGTACATCATAGATAACCCTGATGGATATGGATCATATATTTCAGAATAATAAAATACGATAATATTGCATCGTAAGATTGAACATACCCAAATGTGCCCATTACTCTTGTTGAAACATGGGTGTTAGTATCAGAAGTGAATTTTGCAAGTCCAAAGTCTGCCACCTGCAAAGAAAAGGTACAAATTACAGTTGCACATCTGTTTGTTAGGTTTTTAGGTTTATATCAACTATTTAATGATGATTGGTAATACTTGTACATCAGTCTTGTCACAATTATGTCATCTTAGTGTACTCATCTCACCTAGACACAAAAGGTTAGCCTGGTTCAATAATTCTATAGTAGTTTCTCATGTAGTGAGATTCAAGGAACAATGACAGGTCCACGGAGAAAGTGTGTTAATCGTTAGGAAAAGAAAGTGAAGCAGAGAAAGAATAGGATACCTTAGCCTCAAATCTTAGATCAAGAAGAATATTTGAGGCCTTTATGTCACGATGAATGATCTTAGGATGGCCTGGAAGGAAAAGCAGAAATAAAATCAGCATAGAAAAGCTACTTGCCTGTCAAAGGGTAACAGAAAGCTGAAAGCATAACAAGTAGCTATGGCTGTGGGCTCACAGTCTTCATGAAGATATGCCAATCCCTTCGCAGAACCCAGAGCAATTTTTAGTCTTGTTGGCCAATCCAAGGTTGGTCGGCCTCTTCCTGAAACAGAAGGTGAAAATAACCTTAAGCAGATGGTACGCATGACAGGTGTGCCAAAGCAAAATGTTCACGGTTTATATGAAAAGTGGTTGAGAAACTATCAGGATCAGAAAACATTTTCCTACTTTAGAACGAGCTCAGCCATTGCATTGAATGGGACACCTTCTTGTCTTTTTTAATACTCTTGGCAATTTGACAATGTGAATGAAAATAACACATAATTCAAACTGAAGAAAGGAGCAGCATTTTTTTTAACCGAAGAAAGGAGTAGCATTAAAGCTAAAGCTTCCGGAGAATGGGTTTGTTTGTGACTACTGCTATGCATTGACAAAATTCTCCAATATAGAGAAAAGGCTGCCTGCTATAATCCATTTCCACAAATCAAATTTCTTATTGTACTCAATTATCCCGAGCAAGTAAAACATATCCTTAGTATACTTCTTTGGTTGCTTTGATGAAATGAAACAGCATATTTTTGTATATGTGTACCTTGATTTCACATGCTTTCCCTTTCCAATCATCTGTACTCTTACTAGGCTATTTTAGTGCATTAGCTAGGATATCTGTGGCTGCTAATGGAAATACTTTCTTAATTGCCTTTAGACATATTATTCAAAGCATTTTGAATGAGCGGAGGCAATAACTGTGCAGAACTGCAGATACCGGAAGAGAAAGAGAACATACCGTGTAAGTGGAATTCCAATGTATTGTTCGGAACAAACTCATATACAAGCAACCTGTTGACTCCAGAAATGCAATAGCCGACCAAAGATACAAGATGTTTGTGATGTACTCGGCTGATAATCTCAACCTCTGCCTGAAATTCACGCTCTCCCTGGCCACTTCCATCTCTTAACTGCTTAACGGCAACCTCTGTGCCATTTGGTAGCACTCCTTTGTGAACAAACCCAAAACCGCCTTGTCCGAGAAGATTAGCATCAGAAAACCCATTGGTTGCCGCCATCAGCTGCTCGTAAGTAAATGTGCTTCTTGAAAAGCTAAAGGCAGTGCCAGGCGACAGCGGAGGGCGGTTATCACCACCTGAGTGATTTGAAGCAGAACCACTACTATGTACATTaagcggaggaggtggagggggaAGATGTGAATGCATCTTGACCACATGATCaggtggtggtggaggggcATTATGCTGCCAATTCTGGTACTGATCCCCTGAAGCACAACAATAATAACTCCATTTCAAAGATAGTTGTGATTCTAAATATAATGTTGGAGGAAGAATTTGCACATGAACTTCCTAGTGCAGAATATGAATATAGACTATTGTAAAATGGTAAAGTAAACACATTGACATGACCTTGTAAATGATAGGAAACCCAGAACTGAACAAATCTTGCCCTTGCGGCTTTGACTTAAACCTCGTGATAAATTGTGGACCATGTGGTGTGCTTTCAGTTTTTGCTGTCAAAATTCACCCTTTGGAGTATATAGAACACTGACAAAGATCTAAATCACCActatttattttttgaaataacTTATCATCATGAGCAACACGTGAGACCTGTCACCCACATTTCTTGCCAAACCTCAGAACAAAATTGGGTCAATATTTTAGTCACATGACGACATACGCGCCGCAACGTGTATCCATCTCGTgcgaaaaaaaggaaaagaaaagaaaaacttgCGAGAAGCGAAACCACGACTGTGCATCAGAACCCACAGAAAACATTTGCCTAGATCACAGCAGAATTATAGGCGACGGCGACGTGACTCGGTCAGTCGTGGTGCGAATTGGAGGCACGGGACACCTGTATGTGAAGCTGATTGACGGTGGCACCTCACCTTTGTGCGGcgggggtggaggcggcggcggcgggtggccgtAGTAGTGcaggtggtgcggcggcggcggcggcgggggtgggtggtggtggtggcggcgcttcTTCTTGTTCCTAAACATGCAGACGCAGAGCAGGCTGCCGAGCAGCAGCACGGCCAGCCCGCCTACCGCGATGCCCACGACGACGGGCGTCGAGAGCCCCGAGCTggacggcgggggcgcggccgTGGCGGGGGCCGGCGTCGCCCTGCTGCTGGGCGTGGGGACGACGGGCGCGGCCGGGGGGAAGGGCGCGGGGGGCGTCCCGGGCGGCGCTGGGGACGGGGTGGAGGGCGTCGCgggcgcccctggcggcggcgcggagggcgtCGCGGGCgtgggcgtcggcgtcggcggggaggacgaggtgttggacggcgccggcggcggggcggtgggcggcgacggcggcggggccgcggccgtgccgttgggcggcggggaggtcgccggcggcggcggcgacgacgacgacatcgCTGCCGCCGGTCCGGCCTGGGCCCGCCTGCCTGTCAGTCGCGCGTGCCGCTTCCTTGCAGCGCACGAGGAGTAAAAGTAGGCGCAGCTGGCTGCCTAGTGGTGCTCTGCTTTTGGCTGGTGGAGGCCTGGAGGGGGGGAATTGGGAACGGCAGGACGAAATgcgagcagcgggcggcgggcggtggccggtgggagAGGGCGGACAGTGGAGTCGACTGGTGCGGGTGGGAAGCTGGGCGCGGCGCGAGCGACGTGGCGGGGAATAATAAAAGCTCCAGGAATCGGCGGAGGAGTTGCGGTTGGATTGCGTGGGATCGCGAGCCAAGCAAGGCTCAAGAGACTCCGGTGGTCacgcgggccggccggcctacccgcGCTTTCCGGTCACTCCGGCCTACCCGGCAACCGACTGACCGGCCAGCGGCGTGTGGCTCAAGAGACTCGCCGTGGAACAAGCGACGGTCCCTGCTGCTGCTTGCATGTTCGGAGGGTGACCCGACCACCGTGcagtgccggtgccggtgccggtgccggtgccgcctCCCTCCCTTGCGCTTATGCTTGGCTGCTCTAAGAAGATCGATGATGTCTACTGATCCAAGAAGATCGATGAGCCTTGGATTTCAAGTATACTTACTTGGATTTCAAGTATACTTACTTCCGAAATAATTGCATTTTTCTGACTGCACAAAGTGTATCAGTGTATATATATGCATCGAAACGAAACGGATCTCAAACTTATGTTTCCCAACAATTAAAAGGTTAAATACTAAAACACAGTCAGGATAATGTGTTACTAGTTCATGATTAATGATGCAAACCACTATATGAATAAGATATTTACCGTTGATCCATCAAATCGTCGCAAAACCACTAGTGTCCAGTCCGTAAGAACGTGGAGTACGTGAGTGGTACGCAACTGGACTCTGATACGCACGCATGTTGTCGAGGTTTTATGGCACGGCGgctgattgattgattgattgatccATCGCTAGCCGCTCCTGCATTGCTGTCAGGAGCCCAGACTTTTGGTCCCGGTACGGTCTCGCTCAAGCTCAAGCTCAAGCCGATCGATGATGCATCATGCATGTGTGTGGTTTGTAGCAGCATCATGCCTTGCAAGATTGGCCAACGCCATCTATCCTAGCACCTGCAGTTTCGCTTGCGTAAGTTTGGACGCCCAACCAAACAGTCTACGGCTTCGAGGCATGCACGGCCCTAGTCTTTGCCTACGTATGGAGGCCATCCCTTGTCTTTGCAACAAAAATATGTATACTAGCAGCTTATATATATTATATGAGTTAGGCTCTAGTACTTGATGGATACATCCttatgaaaagaaaaaagaaaagaaaaagggaactaAAGGAGAGCCGAGTGCCGAGCTGATGTGCTCTTACCTGAATATAGCATGGGCCGCCGTGGCAAAAAGCACAAGCTACTAGTGTATGGAGTATCTCCCAAAGAGCAAAAAGGGCAAACAGAGCCACAAGTTCGTACACGCGCCTgtgggacgacgacgacgacgtgtgcgcgcgcgcgcggtggtGCATGGTGGTGGCAGTCGCTTTCGCTTATGCTTGTGCCCCCACGGCCACCACATGCCGCCATCCCCCCACACCACCCTATCCGATCACGTACTCGGCGGCCAAGCCAACGAGGCAACCAAGCCTTTTGATATGCAGCATCTGTCGATGGGACGCTGAAAGTGATCGGTACTCATAGTCTAAGAGGGGAAGatggtgaattaggcaaactaaaaattttaacttcaaactccaactaatttgcactaagatatgctatctagatgtgcaactagtgttTTTCTAGTATGaaaactctcatcccaaaagagttctGCAACCTATAGCTAATCCTATCAacatactactctatgaaagtaaaggcacacaaagattgcaatacgtaaatgcagaagcttaaaggagggatgagacaaagcaaactctttgatacgatgatttatcccgtggttcggttagccataaaagcacacctacatccacattattgaagcactcacaaagagtattgcttctcggcaatcaagtctcttccggtgACATCGAgtcaccacggtcaccttgatcccgattttcACTAAAGAGCTTCACCAAGAAGGGTGATGGTCTCCATGTCCCCCACACAAGGATATCGACGCCGCTCCATACTAAGCCGGAGGGTCCCTGACGTGCCAgtgagccaccaatgctccaaaaAATCGGTGCACCAAAATACAATGATAGTTCACTTTAGAACACACAGCACAACAAAATATTGGGAGGCAAGGTGCTGCTCGCGTGTGCTTACAAAGTCCTGGCTCAGGAACCCCGTCCGCTGATCTACTTACCGGCACCTCAGGACGACGCTTCTGATGAAGAGGGCGATACATGATGGAAGTCTGTTTTCGGCCGTTTTCCTGCTGCTGAAGTCTCGCTTTTGAAGGCCGTGTGGCGCGTCTTTCAGACTGTTATGCTTTGTCGTTCTGTCTTAGTTCAGTTCGCCTTTTGTGGCCCCTTGTCGGAGTTGTAATAACGTACTTCTGTATGGACTCGCCTTAGGAAGCCTAGGGCCTTGGTGGGATGTGGTTCAGAGCTCCTGAATTTTGAATGTCAAAATTCCAGGTGTCTCTCTGTTCGAACCGTCTCACCACCTCCTCTGCTATTATCTGTATCAGACTCTCGGTATTTCCGTTTGCAATGGAAATGAGGTTAAGCCTCGATTCGGAAAAAAAACACAGCACAAGacacaacaccttgctctctcattcacttaagagctaatctagcacaaACACTCTTaaatgtgtgctaaggactaaagatttgatcaataagctcttggatggcttggagatattCTTGAGTGTGGGTGTGATATCTTGgaactccagcaactccaaaataGCTGGGagaaggcatatatataggccatcaAATCCATAGAGCCGTTGCTCTAACGGCTAACAAAAATTAGCCTAgtatcggttgaaccgatgccttagAACAGGGGGTATCGGTTCAACCAGTCACTCTAACCCTCCAGGTACCCCTTGAGCTTTTGACGCGATGCTTGCTACTGACTCAACACTCATTGatttaaccgatgcaatgcaccgatgacCTATCAGTTCAGCCGGTGCTGAAGGGATCTGCCTTGACTTTCCTGCAGCGCTGACATCATTGCACCGATACTTTACTCCGATgttgcgtcggttaaaccggtgttcaAGGGAGTTTTGCTTCCCCcaaaacatcgtctctggacaatgcctcggtgaatgcaccgatgcctcttttGCActccgtcggtttaaccagtgccacttgaacttcttctcttgGCTTGGCACTGCGTGGCCCATTGCTCCGATGCCCTTGCGTCGGTCAAACCGATGACCATCGGATAGGCCGAAGACcacacatcggtttaaccggtgctacttGTTTCTGCATCCACTCGTCGTGGCGGTTAATGATTTGAGTGTCTTGACGGTGAATTGGACACATTGGATTTTATCCATGGGATCTAAAAATCCTACAAATGtaatctcacaaacttgttagtcccattgattatgttgtcacacaatcaccaaaatcacaaacaatagcCTAATGgagccatgttccttacatatTGTTGCTGGGTACTAAACTGAGAGACTGGCATGATCTGGTAGTACACATAACATCTGTTAATTTGACAGATGGTTCTGATACTTTTAGATGGGATCTAACCAAATCTGGGTTATTCACGGTTCGTTCTATGTATATGCATCTTATTAATTCTCAACCACCTTTCAGGCATAAGAAAATCTGGAAGATTAAAGTTACTCTAAAAATTAAGATCTTCCTTTGGTTTTTACAAAAGGAGGTTATCTTAACTAAAGACAATCTAGCTACGAAAAATTGGAAAGAAAACCAAAAATGCGTTGGCTGTGATTTAAATGAGTCTATCCAGCATTTGTTCCTGGATTGCCACTATACGAGAATGGTATTGAGGATGGTGTATCTGGCTACGGGATTAACCCAACCTAGATCAATAAGAAATATGTTTGGATTTTGGGTTTCTAATCAGAATAATAAGTCTAGAAACTTGATTTGGGTTGGGATCGCTACTTTATGCTGGGCTATCTGGAGAACCCGCATTGATATAATCTTTGAGGCTATCTGGGTTACGTTTTTGGGCGTAGCTGCAGCGTGAGGGGCACAACAAGAACTTCATCTCATCGTTGAGCACAAGAATAGAGATGGTGTCTTTAATTAGAACAAGCCAATGGTGGATGGAAGCACTTATACAGGCTTCTTTAGTTCGTTGTTCTTTTGTTGGATTGTTGTTGCTCTTTTATACACTCGAACGTTGTAATAATTGGTTGTATACGTCTCTTGACGTAGAGACCGGATCTTGTATCCGTTATCTAAAAAAATGTTCCttacatatgcatatgcatatgcatgtcCTCCTCTCATCTCCTAATTAATAACCAAATGGTGCATTTGTAATCTGTCACTTTCAtcacagcagcagctagcatatactccctccgttccaaattgtaggtcgtttgactttttcaactctaaatttgaccactcgttttattcaaaaatttatgcaaaacatCACTTCTTTTTTTGTGGTTTGCTTTATTAATACAAATTCTTGAAGAAtggtttaaatttgactatgtttgtataaattttttgaataagacgagtggtcaaacttggtgtcaaaaaagtcaaacgatctataatttggaacggagagagtatatactgtatttgggatcataaaacttttttaaaaaaactttaaCCCCTGCTATGCACATAGTATACATCACTGGCGTAGCTAATGGGCTGCACGGGTATGGCTTGGCATACCCTAAGCCCAGCCCAACAAGCAgattatgaaaaaaaaaatcccttccAGGTTCCAGCCAGAACCAGTACATCCGCTCCCCTCGCGAGGCCGCGCGAGCGCTCGGCCAGCGGCGGCACTTTGCGCCTCGGCTGCTCGGCTCCGGCCTCCGGCGGCCCCGTCCCCGActccccggcgccgcggcgcaccCCATCCCCGGCAGCACTGCTACATCCTCCAGGCCCCGCATCGCCTATTCGCCTCGGGCCCTCGCCCCTCGGCTCCCGCAGGCCGCAGCTCGCACAGTCGCAGGGCGCAGCGGCGCAGCCACTGGCTCCAAGCCGGCCACGCCCGGTGCGGAGGCGCCCAATCCTAGTCAAATCTCGACCCAGATTCTTGGTGAGAGCTttttccctccattctcttCTCAATTTTTCCCCAAATCCTTAACCCTAACGTTTCTTTACATGTATTATGTGTTTTGGTTGTTGTAGGATTTGTGAAGTATGAAGAGGGATGGAGACATTGCTTCTATGTTCCGAAAGCATGCTGCAAAAAAACGTGCATCAGTTTCATCTCCTGTGGTGGAAGAGCAAAATCAAGAGCAAGAGCATCAGGAAGAGAGAGTAATTGAAGAAGTTGTTGGTCCTACTCCTACACCACCTCCATCTGTAGAACCAGTTGAAGATGTGTTGCCGTCTCCACCTCCACCgtcaccgccaccgccatcaccaccgccaccgccgctgccgccatcaGGTTTTGATGTCGATCACCTTCCACATGATCCAGGTGAAAGGTTGCCTATTGCAAGTTATCATCCTAATGATCAAGATGCAATTAGAAGAGTCTATATTCTTAGAGGGGCATTCCAACCTTATGCACATGAGTTTCCAAAACGAAGAATTGGTAATAGAGATCGTAGTTTCACATGCATATGGTTTGCCAAATATAATTGGGTTGAATATAGCATCAAGATGGATTCTGTGTTTTGCTTTGTCTGCTACTTgtttagagaaaaaaaatacaagggCAAAGGGTCGGATAAAAAATACTCGGTGGGGCTCCCATTATAGAACCGTGTGCAACATCATTTCTATGTATCCAATAATCCGTGATGTACTCATCACCCTTGGAGAGGATACAACACATAAGGCGGATTGGATAAAAATTCATTTTATGGTTGGAGCATTTGAGTCCTTTGATTTTGTGTTCAGTTTACACTTAATGTTTGTTATTCTTGGATATACAAATGAATTATCTGAGTGTTTGCAAAGAAGAGAACAAGATATTATTCATGCAAGTCGGTTTGATGAGGTTAATATGGAGTTGCTTTCTTGTATGTCTGCCCTCAACCCTTCTAATTCATTTGCATCATTTGATGCACAAAAGGTACGCCGACTTGCTGAATTCTACCCCAAAGACATTTTTGGCTCTGATTTGGTTAGGCTAGAATTGCAACTTGATACTTATATTGATGTCATGAGACATGATGATAGATTCAGTGGTCTGGAAAACCTTGTTGATCTCTCGGTTAAGCTAGTGGAAACAAATAGGCACAATGTTTATGATTTGGTTTACTTGCTTCTCAAAATGGTACTGCTTCTACCGGTGGCGACGGCAAGTATTGAGAGGGCATTTTCTGGTACAGATTTTGTCAAAACCAAACGAAGAAATAAAATGAGTGATGCTCTCTTGGATGATTGTCTTGTCACGTTCATGGAAAGAGATATTTTGAAAGATGTGGATGAAGATGATGTAATCAAGACTTTCATGGCCATTAGAAACCGTAGGCCTCAAAAAAATAGTGTTGTAATCCTATTTAAGCTTGTATCGTTTATATTCCAAACTATTAGTGTGTTGTTTTAAACTATTTGGATTGTAATTTAAGACTTATTATGCTATTTTGTAGTTGTGTACCAAATTGCTATGTAGTTTTAATGAAATTTTACCAAATGTCTAAATAGATTTTACCAGTTTGCATATATTTCGGCTCGGCATACCCTAAACAAAAATTCTAGCTACGCCATTGGTATACATCATCTTTGATGACGTACTACTGAACTGAAGGTTTATTGCTAGTAAGGTGGCATGCGTGGCTTGTCTCCCTCTTTCTTCGGCAGTTTCGTGATGCATGCATGGCTCACGTTAGAGTTTAGACTGTCCAGAGGTGTGTCTGTACATTTTGTTATTATGCGATGAACCCCTCCACCGATTGAGTTTTTTAGAGCTCTAAACTAGAGTATAAGCTGTAGTATCTAAACTTATAAGTAGACACACACCCACTCACACTACACGCAACACCTCCTACAAGTAAGCTAAAAATTACTACAACCTATCCTTCAAAAATGTCTATTCAGTACCAAAATATGGTCGAAAGAAAGCCACCTAAGAAATTAAGGAAATTCCCCAGTGAGCACCGCACGCTCGAGCCAGCGCAACGCGGGCGGGCTGGCTTCCGCACCTGCGAGCCAAGCCAACCAGCCGAGCTAACCCTCGGTCTCCCCTCCACCGATTGAGTTGAGGGCCCACATCGTCCTTGGTTCTATATATTCTCCGCGGCTGGGCTGGTGATAGATATTTTGCTACAGGCAGGCTCCACACAGCACTaagagcccgtttagttactaaaaattttcatccaaaaaatttcaccaaatcttttgaacacatatatgaaatactaaatataattaaataataaaactaattacacagtttggatgtacacgacgagacgaatcttttgagcctaattaatgcatgattagccataattgctacagtaacccacatgtgcaaatgatgcggtcaaaggcctcaaaagattcgtctcgcggtttccaagtaaattctgaaattagttttttaattagtgtccgaaaaacactcccgacatctggtcaaacatgcGATTTGACATTCAAAAATTTtcgtttttggaactaaacaggctctaatggggtgtttagttgatgaaaatTTTCGGTACAAaagtcacatcaaatgtttgacAAGATGTCGGGAGAGATTTTcgggcactaattaaaaaactaatttcagaactcgcttggaaaccgcgagacgaatcttttgaggtctttgaccgcatcattagcacatgtgtgttactgtagcacttatggctaatcatgcactaattaggctcaaaagattcgtctcgtcatgtacatctaaactgtgcactttattttattttttaactacatttaatgcttcatacatgtgtctaAAGGTGAggcaaaaatttttgggtgaaaatttttgtaactaaacgggctctaACAATGGGCACTCAGCGCCTGCCTGTGGTCCCAACGATCCCGTTCAACCGTTATAGCAGGAGCCAGTGCTCAGGATAACGACTACTCCTGGCTCTTTCTCATTCCTGTCTGAATAAACTAAGCTAGTGGCATATACTGTATATACTCCTACGTGTTTTCTCTGTAAGAGAGACAACAAAGTGGCAGTAGGTACTACTGTATGTACGTTTAGTGAGCTAGCTGCAATCCTTTTGTGTAGCTGGACGTGGAAATATAAGGAAACGGCCAAAAGCCACGCAGCAGAGTCAACTCTTTTGTGTAGCTGGACGTGGAAATATAAGGAAACGGCCGACCGCAACTTACTGATAATATTTATACATCCAATCTCCTCCGGTTTACGCGATTTCTTTATGTTCTCCCTCCAGTGGTGAGGCGTCTGCATTGGGTCGTTGACAGAGGTTAGTATGTCCCGTGGCCTGTGCATATGTTTACTCTTGCAACGTGCTGAGACAATCTGAAATTCTGAATGCGTATTGATCAGAGTTAATGCTCCATTGTGGTCTTAGTTTGAGATTATGAAGGTTGGCAGGTTTTAGGAGC
This genomic interval carries:
- the LOC120673922 gene encoding proline-rich receptor-like protein kinase PERK1, which gives rise to MSSSSPPPPATSPPPNGTAAAPPPSPPTAPPPAPSNTSSSPPTPTPTPATPSAPPPGAPATPSTPSPAPPGTPPAPFPPAAPVVPTPSSRATPAPATAAPPPSSSGLSTPVVVGIAVGGLAVLLLGSLLCVCMFRNKKKRRHHHHPPPPPPPPHHLHYYGHPPPPPPPPPHKGDQYQNWQHNAPPPPPDHVVKMHSHLPPPPPPLNVHSSGSASNHSGGDNRPPLSPGTAFSFSRSTFTYEQLMAATNGFSDANLLGQGGFGFVHKGVLPNGTEVAVKQLRDGSGQGEREFQAEVEIISRVHHKHLVSLVGYCISGVNRLLVYEFVPNNTLEFHLHGRGRPTLDWPTRLKIALGSAKGLAYLHEDCHPKIIHRDIKASNILLDLRFEAKVADFGLAKFTSDTNTHVSTRVMGTFGYLAPEYAASGKLTEKSDVFSFGVMLLELITGRRPVSSRQAPMDDNLVDWARPLMTKAFEDGNHDALVDPRLGSEYNDNEMARMIACAAACVRHSARRRPRMGQVVRALEGDVSLDDLNEGVRPGHSRFMGSYSSSASDYDTNQYHEDLKKFRKMALGGSGVQSGSQQTPTSEYGQNPSVSSSDGHQTMQETEMGSVRKDGDSAGDSQSQAS